The following coding sequences are from one Pseudomonas oryzae window:
- a CDS encoding cytochrome c/FTR1 family iron permease yields the protein MLTRKRFLSWLLLPVLALCSLMALAEPEGAAQALHLLSYLGADYPATVAAGQVVDSGEYQEQLEFHGVLQGLVVALPASTGKDALVQGVARLGDSIRQRRDGAEVATQARRLAAELVASYRISLAPRIIPDPARGAALFAQQCSVCHGERGLGDGPAGIGLEPPPANMRDAARMDRLSLYDLYNSIGLGVEGTDMPAFAAELDERQRWDLASHVAGFSADPAAAGAARFSLEQLASLTPQQVAAEQGPQALAAFRAQRAQPPQPQRDPRQLLDFARDTLAQSLAAYRDGQRDQAYDLAVAAYLEGFELVESALDNVAAEQRKATERALMAYRQGLQEGVPLAQAEQRLAAANAELARCAELLGGDGLSGSLSFLSSLLILLREGVEAILVLAAILAYLRNTGQEAATRSVHLGWGLALLAGVATWALAAWVLDVSGAQRELLEGFTALFASVVVLWIGVWMHDRRHAAAWQDYIKSSLLGSGERLGFAVLAFFSVYRELFEVILFYETLWLQAGPTGHGMVLAGAGAALALLLGLAWVILRGSRRLPLTTFFSINAVLLCVLSVVFAGQGIAALQEAGVLGLHPLRFVEVDWLGIHPDALSLGAQALALTAIAVLYGRSHLATRRDGAAA from the coding sequence ATGCTTACCCGCAAGCGATTTCTGAGCTGGCTGCTGCTGCCCGTGCTGGCGCTGTGCAGCCTGATGGCGCTGGCCGAACCCGAGGGCGCCGCCCAGGCCCTGCACCTCCTGAGCTACCTGGGGGCCGACTACCCGGCCACGGTGGCCGCCGGCCAGGTGGTCGACAGCGGCGAATACCAGGAGCAGCTGGAGTTCCACGGCGTGCTGCAGGGGCTGGTCGTCGCGCTGCCGGCCAGCACCGGCAAGGACGCCCTGGTGCAGGGCGTCGCCCGCCTCGGCGACAGCATCCGCCAGCGCCGCGATGGCGCCGAGGTGGCCACCCAGGCCCGGCGGCTGGCGGCCGAGCTGGTGGCGAGCTACCGGATCAGCCTGGCCCCGCGCATCATCCCCGACCCGGCGCGCGGCGCGGCGCTGTTCGCCCAGCAGTGCAGTGTCTGCCACGGCGAGCGCGGCCTGGGCGACGGCCCGGCCGGCATCGGCCTCGAGCCGCCGCCGGCGAACATGCGCGACGCCGCGCGCATGGACCGGCTCAGCCTCTACGACCTGTACAACAGCATCGGCCTGGGCGTCGAAGGCACCGACATGCCGGCCTTCGCCGCCGAGCTGGACGAGCGCCAGCGCTGGGACCTGGCCAGCCACGTCGCCGGTTTCAGTGCCGATCCCGCGGCGGCCGGTGCGGCGCGTTTCAGCCTCGAGCAACTGGCCAGCCTGACTCCCCAGCAGGTCGCGGCGGAGCAGGGGCCGCAGGCGCTGGCCGCCTTCCGCGCCCAGCGCGCGCAGCCGCCGCAGCCGCAGCGCGATCCCCGGCAGCTGCTGGATTTCGCCCGCGACACCCTGGCGCAGAGCCTGGCCGCCTACCGCGACGGCCAGCGCGACCAGGCCTACGACCTCGCGGTGGCCGCCTACCTGGAAGGCTTCGAGCTGGTCGAGAGTGCACTGGACAACGTCGCTGCCGAGCAGCGCAAGGCCACCGAGCGGGCGCTGATGGCCTACCGCCAGGGGCTGCAGGAAGGCGTTCCGCTCGCCCAGGCCGAACAGCGCCTGGCGGCGGCCAATGCCGAGCTGGCGCGCTGCGCCGAGCTGCTCGGCGGCGATGGCCTGTCGGGTTCGCTGAGCTTCCTCTCCAGCCTGCTGATCCTGCTGCGCGAGGGCGTCGAGGCGATCCTCGTGCTGGCGGCGATCCTCGCCTACCTGCGCAACACCGGGCAGGAGGCGGCGACCCGCAGCGTGCACCTCGGCTGGGGCCTGGCGCTGCTCGCCGGCGTGGCCACCTGGGCGCTGGCGGCCTGGGTGCTGGACGTCAGCGGCGCCCAGCGCGAGCTGCTGGAGGGCTTCACCGCGCTGTTCGCCAGCGTGGTGGTGCTGTGGATCGGCGTGTGGATGCACGACCGCCGGCATGCCGCGGCCTGGCAGGACTACATCAAGAGCAGCCTGCTCGGCAGCGGCGAGCGCCTGGGCTTCGCCGTGCTGGCGTTCTTCTCGGTGTACCGCGAGCTGTTCGAGGTCATCCTGTTCTACGAGACCCTCTGGCTGCAGGCCGGCCCGACCGGCCACGGCATGGTTCTCGCCGGCGCCGGCGCCGCCCTGGCGCTGCTGCTCGGCCTGGCCTGGGTGATCCTGCGCGGCTCGCGGCGCCTGCCGCTGACGACCTTCTTCTCGATCAACGCCGTGCTGCTCTGCGTGCTGTCGGTGGTGTTCGCCGGCCAGGGTATCGCCGCTCTGCAGGAGGCCGGGGTGCTCGGCCTGCATCCGCTGCGCTTCGTCGAGGTCGACTGGCTGGGCATCCATCCCGACGCCCTGAGCCTCGGTGCCCAGGCCCTGGCGCTGACGGCGATCGCCGTGCTCTACGGGCGCAGCCACCTGGCGACACGCCGCGACGGCGCGGCGGCCTGA
- the elbB gene encoding isoprenoid biosynthesis glyoxalase ElbB, with translation MSKKVAVILSGCGVYDGAEIHESVIALLRLSQRGAQVQCFAPDIPQHHVINHLTGQEMAESRNVLVESARIARGQVRDVRELKAADFDALVIPGGFGAAKNLSDFAFKGASCAVQPDVLAAARDFAHSHKPIGLICIAPAMAARIYGAGVHCTIGHDPDTAAKLADMGAEHVDCPVDDVVVDEQRKLVTTPAYMLARSPAEAASGINKLVDRVLELA, from the coding sequence ATGAGCAAGAAGGTTGCCGTGATCCTGTCCGGCTGCGGTGTCTACGACGGCGCCGAGATCCACGAGAGCGTGATCGCCCTGCTGCGCCTCAGCCAGCGTGGCGCCCAGGTGCAGTGCTTCGCCCCGGACATCCCCCAGCACCACGTGATCAACCACCTGACCGGCCAGGAAATGGCCGAAAGCCGCAACGTGCTGGTCGAGTCGGCGCGCATCGCCCGCGGCCAGGTGCGCGACGTGCGCGAGCTGAAGGCCGCCGACTTCGACGCCCTGGTGATCCCCGGCGGCTTCGGCGCGGCGAAGAACCTCAGCGACTTCGCCTTCAAGGGCGCCAGCTGCGCGGTGCAGCCCGACGTGCTGGCCGCCGCCCGCGACTTCGCCCACAGCCACAAGCCGATCGGCCTGATCTGCATCGCCCCGGCGATGGCCGCGCGCATCTACGGTGCCGGCGTGCACTGCACCATCGGCCACGACCCGGACACCGCGGCCAAGCTGGCCGACATGGGCGCCGAGCACGTCGACTGCCCGGTGGACGACGTGGTGGTCGACGAGCAGCGCAAGCTGGTCACCACCCCGGCCTACATGCTGGCCCGGTCGCCGGCCGAGGCGGCCAGCGGCATCAACAAGCTGGTCGACCGGGTGCTCGAGCTGGCCTGA
- a CDS encoding LysE family transporter, whose amino-acid sequence MSLETWLAFFAACWVISLSPGAGAIASMSSGLNYGFRRGYWNAIGLQLALALQIAIVAAGVGAILATSELAFAAIKWFGVAYLAYLGWKQWCAPVGDLAEASAGRPLGRPLTLVLRGFVVNASNPKAIVFILAVLPQFLDPARPLLAQYLAMAATMIAVDLVVMAGYTGLAARVLRLLRTPRQQRLLNRTFASLFVAAAGLLSLVRRAPA is encoded by the coding sequence ATGAGCCTGGAAACCTGGCTTGCCTTCTTCGCCGCCTGCTGGGTGATCAGCCTGTCGCCCGGCGCCGGGGCCATCGCCTCGATGTCCAGCGGCCTCAACTACGGTTTCCGCCGCGGCTACTGGAACGCCATCGGCCTGCAGCTGGCGCTGGCCCTGCAGATCGCCATCGTCGCCGCCGGCGTCGGCGCCATCCTCGCCACCTCCGAGCTGGCCTTCGCGGCGATCAAGTGGTTCGGCGTCGCCTACCTGGCGTACCTGGGCTGGAAGCAGTGGTGCGCGCCGGTGGGTGACCTGGCCGAGGCCAGCGCCGGGCGCCCGCTCGGGCGGCCGCTGACCCTGGTGCTGCGCGGCTTCGTGGTCAACGCCAGCAACCCCAAGGCCATCGTCTTCATCCTCGCCGTGCTGCCGCAGTTTCTCGACCCGGCGCGGCCGCTGCTGGCCCAGTACCTGGCCATGGCGGCGACCATGATCGCCGTCGACCTGGTGGTGATGGCCGGCTACACCGGGCTGGCCGCGCGGGTCCTGCGCCTGCTGCGCACGCCGCGCCAGCAGCGCCTGCTCAACCGCACCTTCGCCAGCCTGTTCGTCGCCGCCGCCGGGTTGCTGTCCCTGGTGCGCCGCGCGCCGGCCTGA
- the hemB gene encoding porphobilinogen synthase, with protein MSFTPANRLFPATRLRRNRRDEFSRRLVRENVLTVDDLILPVFVLDGENRREAVPSMPGVERLSIDLLLEEAAELVALGIPALALFPVTPLEKKSLLAEEAWNPDGIAQRATRALRERFPELGIITDVALDPFTTHGQDGILDEQGYVQNDVTIDALVRQALSHAEAGAQVVAPSDMMDGRIQAIREALEVAGHANVRIMAYSAKYASAYYGPFRDAVGSAGNLKGGNKATYQMDPANSDEALHEVGLDLAEGADMVMVKPGMPYLDIVRRVKDEFRAPTFVYQVSGEYAMHMAAIDNGWLSEAVILESLVAFKRAGADGILTYFAKRAAQQLKNQS; from the coding sequence GTGAGCTTTACCCCCGCCAACCGCCTGTTCCCCGCCACCCGCCTGCGCCGCAACCGTCGCGACGAGTTCTCCCGCCGCCTGGTGCGCGAGAACGTGCTGACCGTCGACGACCTGATCCTGCCGGTGTTCGTCCTCGACGGCGAGAACCGCCGCGAGGCGGTGCCGTCGATGCCGGGCGTGGAGCGCCTGTCGATCGACCTGCTGCTCGAGGAGGCGGCGGAGCTGGTGGCCCTCGGCATCCCGGCGCTGGCGCTGTTCCCGGTGACCCCGCTGGAGAAGAAGTCGCTGCTCGCCGAGGAGGCGTGGAACCCGGACGGCATCGCCCAGCGCGCCACCCGCGCCCTGCGCGAGCGTTTCCCCGAGCTCGGCATCATCACCGACGTGGCCCTCGATCCGTTCACCACCCACGGTCAGGACGGCATCCTCGACGAGCAGGGCTACGTGCAGAACGACGTGACCATCGACGCGCTGGTCCGCCAGGCGCTGTCCCACGCCGAGGCCGGCGCCCAGGTGGTGGCGCCCTCGGACATGATGGACGGGCGCATCCAGGCGATCCGCGAGGCCCTGGAAGTCGCCGGCCATGCCAACGTGCGCATCATGGCCTACTCGGCCAAGTACGCCAGCGCCTACTACGGCCCGTTCCGCGACGCGGTGGGTTCGGCCGGCAACCTCAAGGGCGGCAACAAGGCCACCTACCAGATGGATCCGGCCAACAGCGACGAGGCGCTGCACGAGGTGGGCCTCGACCTCGCCGAGGGCGCCGACATGGTGATGGTCAAGCCGGGCATGCCCTACCTCGACATCGTGCGCCGGGTGAAGGACGAGTTCCGCGCGCCGACCTTCGTCTACCAGGTCAGCGGCGAGTACGCCATGCACATGGCGGCGATCGACAACGGCTGGCTGTCCGAGGCGGTGATCCTCGAGTCTTTGGTCGCGTTCAAGCGGGCCGGGGCCGATGGCATCCTCACCTACTTCGCCAAGCGCGCAGCGCAACAACTGAAGAACCAGAGCTAA
- the ppk1 gene encoding polyphosphate kinase 1, whose protein sequence is MNNPGLPENQLPELELLASALPETTETTDAAVAADEPVGLEAPASEPALPVPGLDDSSLYIHRELSQLKFNIRVLEQSLDEATPLLERLKFLLIFSSNLDEFFEIRVAGLKKQVAFARELAGADGLQPQQVLARISELVHEQVERQYAILNDVLLPALEQHQIRFIRRRHWSTKVKAWVRKYFREEIAPIMTPIGIDPTHPFPLLVNKSLNFIVELEGVDAFGRDSGLAILPAPRLLPRVIRIPEEVGGPGANYVFLSSMIHAHADDLFHGMKVKGCYQFRLTRNADLAVDAEDVEDLARALRGELYSRRFGDAVRLEVVDTCPPHLVDYLLKQAGLTEAELYRVNGPVNLTRLFAITGLDSHRHLQYPPLTPVIPKLLQSSEKLFNVVGKQDILLYHPFESFTPVVDLLRQAAKDPNVLAIKQTLYRTGANSEIVDALVDAARNGKEVTAVIELRARFDEESNLALASRLQQAGAVVIYGVVGFKTHAKMMLILRRENGELVRYAHLGTGNYHAGNARLYTDYSLLTSDDALCEDVSKLFNQLIGMGKSLRMKKLLHAPFTLKKTLLDMIARETQHASEGRPAQIIAKMNALTDPKIIKALYKASQAGVRIDLIVRGMCCLRPGIPGVSHNIYVRSIIGRFLEHSRAYYFLNDGDEQLYLSSADWMERNLDKRVETCFPLEGKKLITRVKRELEAYLADNTQAWVLQSDGRYQRLQPSGNQNPRNAQALMVEKLGTPGLVGR, encoded by the coding sequence ATGAACAATCCAGGACTTCCCGAGAACCAACTGCCCGAGCTGGAGCTGCTGGCCAGCGCGCTGCCCGAGACGACCGAGACGACCGACGCGGCCGTCGCGGCCGACGAACCGGTGGGTCTGGAGGCGCCGGCCAGCGAGCCGGCGCTGCCGGTGCCCGGGCTGGACGACAGCAGCCTGTACATCCACCGCGAGCTGTCGCAGCTGAAGTTCAACATCCGCGTCCTGGAGCAGTCGCTCGACGAGGCCACGCCCCTGCTCGAGCGGCTGAAGTTCCTGCTGATCTTCTCCAGCAACCTCGACGAGTTCTTCGAGATCCGCGTCGCCGGGCTGAAGAAGCAGGTCGCCTTCGCCCGCGAACTGGCCGGCGCCGACGGCCTGCAGCCGCAGCAGGTGCTGGCGCGGATTTCCGAGCTGGTCCACGAACAGGTCGAGCGCCAGTACGCCATCCTCAACGACGTGCTGCTGCCGGCGCTGGAGCAGCACCAGATCCGCTTCATCCGTCGCCGCCACTGGAGCACCAAGGTCAAGGCCTGGGTGCGCAAGTATTTCCGCGAGGAGATCGCGCCGATCATGACGCCGATCGGCATCGATCCGACCCACCCGTTCCCGCTGCTGGTCAACAAGAGCCTGAACTTCATCGTCGAGCTGGAGGGCGTCGACGCCTTCGGCCGCGACTCGGGCCTGGCCATCCTGCCGGCGCCGCGGCTGCTGCCGCGGGTGATCCGCATCCCCGAGGAGGTCGGTGGCCCCGGCGCCAACTACGTGTTCCTCTCCTCGATGATCCACGCCCATGCCGACGACCTGTTCCACGGCATGAAGGTCAAGGGCTGCTACCAGTTCCGCCTGACCCGCAACGCCGATCTGGCGGTGGACGCCGAGGACGTCGAGGACCTCGCCCGCGCGCTGCGCGGCGAGCTGTACTCGCGGCGCTTCGGCGATGCGGTGCGCCTGGAGGTGGTCGACACCTGTCCGCCGCACCTGGTCGACTACCTGCTCAAGCAGGCCGGGCTGACCGAGGCCGAGCTGTACCGGGTCAACGGCCCGGTCAACCTGACCCGCCTGTTCGCCATCACCGGTCTCGACAGCCACCGCCACCTGCAGTATCCGCCGCTGACCCCGGTGATTCCCAAGCTGCTGCAGAGCAGCGAGAAGCTGTTCAACGTGGTCGGCAAGCAGGACATCCTGCTCTACCACCCGTTCGAGTCGTTCACCCCGGTGGTCGACCTGCTGCGCCAGGCGGCCAAGGATCCCAACGTGCTGGCGATCAAGCAGACCCTGTACCGCACCGGGGCCAACTCGGAGATCGTCGACGCGCTGGTCGACGCCGCGCGCAACGGCAAGGAGGTCACCGCGGTGATCGAGCTGCGCGCGCGCTTCGACGAAGAGTCCAACCTCGCCCTGGCCAGCCGCCTGCAGCAGGCCGGAGCGGTGGTGATCTACGGCGTGGTCGGCTTCAAGACCCACGCCAAGATGATGCTGATCCTGCGCCGCGAGAACGGCGAGCTGGTACGCTACGCCCACCTCGGCACCGGCAACTACCACGCCGGCAACGCCCGCCTGTACACCGACTACAGCCTGCTGACCTCCGACGACGCGCTGTGCGAGGACGTCTCCAAGCTGTTCAACCAGCTGATCGGCATGGGCAAGAGCCTGCGCATGAAGAAGCTGCTGCACGCGCCCTTCACCCTGAAGAAGACCCTGCTCGACATGATCGCGCGGGAGACCCAGCACGCCAGCGAGGGCCGACCGGCGCAGATCATCGCCAAGATGAACGCGCTGACCGATCCGAAGATCATCAAGGCGCTGTACAAGGCCAGCCAGGCCGGGGTGCGCATCGACCTGATCGTGCGCGGCATGTGCTGCCTGCGTCCGGGCATTCCGGGGGTGTCGCACAACATCTACGTGCGCTCGATCATCGGCCGCTTCCTCGAGCACAGCCGCGCCTACTACTTCCTCAACGACGGCGACGAGCAGCTCTACCTGTCCAGCGCCGACTGGATGGAGCGCAACCTCGACAAGCGCGTGGAGACCTGCTTCCCGCTGGAAGGCAAGAAGCTGATCACCCGGGTCAAGCGCGAGCTGGAGGCCTACCTGGCCGACAACACCCAGGCCTGGGTGCTGCAGAGCGACGGTCGCTACCAGCGTCTGCAGCCGAGCGGCAACCAGAACCCGCGCAACGCCCAGGCGCTGATGGTCGAGAAACTCGGCACGCCCGGCCTGGTCGGGCGCTGA
- a CDS encoding YaiI/YqxD family protein: MRVWIDADACPRAARDLVVKFALKRKFEVVLVAGQAQVKPAFACVRLIVVPSGPDAADDYLVEHAVPGELVICSDVPLADRLVKKGVAALDPRGREFDERNMGERLAVRNLFTELREQGQVGGGQAAYADKDRQAFANALDRLLNALARQSV; this comes from the coding sequence ATGCGTGTGTGGATCGATGCCGACGCCTGCCCGCGGGCGGCGCGCGACCTGGTGGTGAAGTTCGCCCTGAAGCGCAAGTTCGAGGTGGTACTGGTGGCCGGCCAGGCGCAGGTCAAGCCGGCCTTCGCTTGCGTGCGGCTGATCGTGGTGCCGAGCGGGCCGGATGCCGCCGACGACTATCTGGTCGAGCACGCCGTGCCCGGCGAGCTGGTGATCTGCTCGGACGTGCCGCTGGCCGATCGCCTGGTCAAGAAGGGCGTCGCCGCGCTGGATCCGCGTGGCCGCGAATTCGACGAGCGCAACATGGGCGAGCGCCTCGCCGTGCGCAACCTGTTCACCGAGCTGCGCGAGCAGGGGCAGGTCGGCGGCGGCCAGGCGGCCTATGCGGACAAGGACCGTCAGGCCTTCGCCAATGCCCTCGACCGCCTGCTCAATGCGCTGGCGCGGCAGTCCGTGTAG